The Vampirovibrio chlorellavorus genomic sequence CACTGACCCGGATCGGGAAGGGGAGGCCATTGCCTGGCACGTGGCCCAGCAACTCAAGTTATCCGACCCCAAGCGGGTGATTTATACCCAAATTACCGAGCAGGCGGTCAAGTCCGCCCTGGCCTCGCCCACTCGGCTGGATATGGACCTGATCAACGCCCAGCGCTGCCGCCAGTGTCTGGATAAGCTGGTGGGGTATCGGGTTTCTCCCTTGCTGTGGAACTCCACCGGGGGTAAAAGCGCCGGGCGGGTGCAAAGCGCCACTTTGCATCTGGTTTGCCAGCGGGAGCGGGAAATTCAGGCCTTTACCCCGCAGGATTACTGGTCGGTGTGGGTGAACTATCAAATTGAGCCGACCGCTTCCCCGGAAATGGATAGCCCGGAGCCCATTATTTTTCGGGCGTTTTACAAGGGCCAGCTAGCTTTAGCCGGTGCCAGCAGCCCGGCGGAGGAGACGACTCAAGACGAGGCCAGCGAAGATGGCAAGAACGACGATGCCAAGTCCGATGAGGTGCAAGCGCCGGAATCCACCAAGGTTCTAACGCTGGCCGAGGCCGAGCGCCTGGTGACCATTGCCCGGCAAGAGCCCCATCGGGTGCTTAAGGCAGAAGGCAAGCTGACCACCAAGTCGCCTCCGCCTCCGTTTATCACCAGTTCCTTGCAGCAAAGCGCCGGGTCCCAGTTGGGCATGAACCCGGAAAAGACCATGGCTGTGGCCCAGTCCCTGTATGAAGGGGTGGAGCTGGCCAATGGCCCCAAGGGTCTGATTACTTACATGCGTACCGATTCCGTGGAGCTGTCCCCGGAGTTTATCGAGCAGGTGCGCAGTTATCTTTCCCAAAAAGACCCCAAAAACCTGCCTACCGGAAAAACCAGGCAACACAAGGTGAAGGACAGCGCGCAAGCGGCCCACGAAGCCATCCGTCCCACCGATGTGTTTATCACCCCCAAAAGCATTCAGCAGTATCTAACCCCTGATCAGTACGGACTGTATGCCATGATCTGGCGTCGAGCGGTGGCCTCTCAGGCGGCGCCCGCCAAACTGATGAAAACCGTCATTCTCACTCAGTCGGGTCCTGTCTGTTGGGAAGCTCGCGGCATGATGGTGGAGTTCCCCGGTTACACGTTCTACTGGAACAACCTGGACAAGGCCTCTCATTTGCCCACGCTGCAAAAAGATCAACCCCTGCCGGTGGCGGAAGCGGGGCATGACCAGCGGCAAACCCAGCCGCCGTCTCGCTACACGGAGCCTCGCCTGGTGCAGTTGATGGAAAAGCGGGGCATTGGGCGGCCCTCTACTTTTGCCTCCACCCTCAAAACCTTGAAAGAGCGCCAGTATCTGGCCCTGAAGGGTAAGGCCCTTTACCCCACCGAGTTGGGCCTCAGCACCGATCAGGTGTTGCTGGATGTGCTGCCCGATATTGTGTCCAGCGAGTTTACCGCGGCCATGGAGAGCAGTCTGGATGCCATTGCCGAGGGCAAACAGCAGTGGGAGCAGTATTTGATTGGCTGGAATCAGTCGTATCTGGCCCCGGAACTGGTAAAAGCCCGGCTGGCCATTAAGGAAAAGTTCCCCCAGCGCCTGTACCGGGGCGGGAATAACAATCAGGATTTGGCCAAGTCTCGCACTAAATGCCCCCAGTGCGCCCAACCCATGGGGAAAGTCCCCACCAAAAAAGTGAAGAAGGGTTACTTTTTAAAGTGCGTGGGCACTTGTGAGAACCTGGTTTTGTTCTGGTCGGATCGCAGCGGTCAGTGGGAGCAGCCGCAGGCCCGGCAGGAGGCTGGCACTGGGAAACCGGTGGAGATGAGCCCTTACCCTTGTCCGGTTTGCCAGAAAAATCTGGAAATTTATCCTTATGTGAAAGACGGGCAGGAAAAGCAGCTGTTGCGTTGCTCCGATACCAAGGCCCGTCAGGAAAAAAAGCACGCCGATGTGGTGTACTTCCAGTCCAAAGGGAAGTGGTGGAGCCCCAAATTTGGGGAAATCAAAGCTCAAGACTCTTAAACCGCAAAAAGAAATTGTGATGAGCTTGCTTTAGTTATTAATACAGAATTGTCGAAAATTCAGTGAGGGAAATAGTTTTAAACGCTTTTAAAGCTCTTGCACGGATCAGTTGACAACCCCAATTCCTCGACTTACTATGATACTCCCCTCACGACAGAAGGGGCGAGCGAAACGAGTCGCCAGAAGCCAGTAAAGCAGCTCACAAAAAAGTGGTTGACAAGCCGGTAAGAAGCGATAAGATATAACTCCCCTCAA encodes the following:
- the topA gene encoding type I DNA topoisomerase — its product is MAKLLIVESPGKLKTLRSILGAGWNVQPSVGHITELAHDGEDALGFELGDNQVICRYIARGDRGREVIQKLKAAAKNADEVYLATDPDREGEAIAWHVAQQLKLSDPKRVIYTQITEQAVKSALASPTRLDMDLINAQRCRQCLDKLVGYRVSPLLWNSTGGKSAGRVQSATLHLVCQREREIQAFTPQDYWSVWVNYQIEPTASPEMDSPEPIIFRAFYKGQLALAGASSPAEETTQDEASEDGKNDDAKSDEVQAPESTKVLTLAEAERLVTIARQEPHRVLKAEGKLTTKSPPPPFITSSLQQSAGSQLGMNPEKTMAVAQSLYEGVELANGPKGLITYMRTDSVELSPEFIEQVRSYLSQKDPKNLPTGKTRQHKVKDSAQAAHEAIRPTDVFITPKSIQQYLTPDQYGLYAMIWRRAVASQAAPAKLMKTVILTQSGPVCWEARGMMVEFPGYTFYWNNLDKASHLPTLQKDQPLPVAEAGHDQRQTQPPSRYTEPRLVQLMEKRGIGRPSTFASTLKTLKERQYLALKGKALYPTELGLSTDQVLLDVLPDIVSSEFTAAMESSLDAIAEGKQQWEQYLIGWNQSYLAPELVKARLAIKEKFPQRLYRGGNNNQDLAKSRTKCPQCAQPMGKVPTKKVKKGYFLKCVGTCENLVLFWSDRSGQWEQPQARQEAGTGKPVEMSPYPCPVCQKNLEIYPYVKDGQEKQLLRCSDTKARQEKKHADVVYFQSKGKWWSPKFGEIKAQDS